AGCATGTTGTCCGAGGTCACGACCTTCACTGTCATGGTTGGCGCGTTCATCTTGCTAGTCGCGGCTCTCAGATTGCCTGCCGCCCTCGCCACTGCAGGCGCGGCCGTGGCCGGGCTCGTGGCGGCAGGACTCGCGGCAAACCCGAGGCACCTCATAGAGGGGATGTTCGGGTACTTCGATGTTCTCGTGATCATCGCAACCGCCATGATCTTCATGAAGGCCTTGGAAAACTCCGGGATTCTCGAGGAGATCTCATCCCGGATAGTGAGGAGGTTCGGCCAGCGCCGGGTTCCGCTCTCTCTCGTCTCCATGGTCCTCGTGATGATCCCGGGCATGCTCACAGGGTCATCCACTGCGTCCGCTCTCACCACCGGGAGGTTTGTGCTGCCTGTATTGGACCGGGCAGGTTTCCCGCGGGCAAGAGCCGCTGCTTTCGTGGCGCTCGGCAGCATCATCGGTATGATCGCCCCACCGGTCAACATCCCTGTGATGATAATAGGGGCGGGAATAGATATGCCCTACGTCGGGTTCGACATCCCACTGGCCTTGATTGCGCTGCCGCTAGCAGTCCTCGTGGCTTTGTGGGCCGCTCTCGGCAAGAGGCCGGACACGGGGCCAGCAGCGGAAGCGCGGGTGAAAGCACCCTCCGGCGGCCTTGTTGCACAGGTGGCAGAACCTGTTCATGGGATAAAGGGGGGCGTGATCTACCTCCCGCTCGCGGCTGTTCTTCTGATGATGGCCGCCGCCAGGCTGCCGGGCGGGAAGGTGCCGGACCCTGGAATCCCCCTCATTTTCGTGGTCGGCACTCTGTTTGCGGCAGTATCCGGCCGCAGGATCAGCCTGCCTCGGACCGTGGTTGAAGGGGTTGGGTTGGCTCTCCCGGTCATGGGAATTCTGGTCGGGGCAGGAATGTTCGTTCAGGTTATGACGGTATCGGGTGTCCGCGGGCTTCTGGTCACCACTGCGCTGGACATCCCGAAGCAGTATCTGTTCCTGGGGGCGACGGCGGTTCTTCCGCTGTTCGGGGCCATCTCAGCGTATGCCTCGTCGTCCGTGATGGGGGTGCCGATGCTCCTTGCCCTTCTAGGGAACAACGAGATTGTGACAGCGGCAGCTCTGTCCTTGATGGCGGCCATGGGCGATTTGATTCCCCCGATTGCACTAGTTCCGACGCTCGCAGCCCAGTCAATCGAGCCGACGCAGATCTTCAGGGCCAAAGTCATACGCGCGTGCGTCATTCCGGGCCTCATCATGCTGGCCTTTGCTTTCCTAGTCCTTTCGCAGGCCGTGACGGTTGGGAAGTTGATAGGTTCGTAGAGGGTCTGGAGTTGTGTCCAGGCGCTTGTCCCACTGGAGTCCTAAGGGGTGGGCTGTGGCTGGAATCTCAAGGCATCGGCCGGGTCATGAAGGAGTCCCGCGGAGGTGGTCGAATGTCAAACTACCTGAGGTTTGCGACATCCGGGTGGCTTACTCCCATCTATCTCCTGATCCTTGCGGGGATCGTTTTGGGTGTTGCCGCAAACGTGGTCCGGGAGCGGAGAATGTCTGCCCAGATCGTCGGGGGGATGGTGTTGATACCTCTTCTCCTCAGGCTCACCCTCATCAAGTAACTCTCGTCGTGACCGGTGGGTGGTGCCCGGATGAACGAGCGTCTGGGAGGGACTGAGCGCCTCGGGACGGCCCACGCGATGGCGTATGGCGCCGCCCTTTTCGGCGTCTTCTTCTTGAACCCCGCTTTTCTCAACGTGCGCAACCTTCGCATTCTGGACCTTCTGTGGCAGGCTTTGGAAGGTGTGGACATCGTTCCGCTCCTTGATTCCTGCGTGCGGCTGGTCTTGATGAACACGGTGAGGATCGTTCCCACCTACCTTGGATCCCTGGTGGTAGCCGACATTCTGGTCCGGGCGGGGGTGGCTCGCAGGCGCGCTACCTGGATGTACTTCCTGATCCCCGTCTTCACTGTGCCCCTGACCTACGTCATCATCAAGAGGATTTACGGCATCACCTACGACTTCGCTATGCCTGCGGTCTTGAGCATCGCCGGGGTTGTGGGCACGCTCAGGATCAGCAGGGCCTCGGAGAGCAGATCCAAGACCGCGGTAATAGTGACGCAGTTCCTTTTCGGGTTCCAGTGGCTCGACATCGTTCCGGCCCTGTCAGCCCTGGGTTTTGGAAGGGGTGAGGTCTCGACGGCGGTCAAAGATGCTGCGCTTATCATGGGAGCCGAGTCCCTGCTGAACCTGATAGGTGTCCTGATGTCATCTGTGCTCGTGGCGAGCGCCCTGATAACCGCGAAATTCATGGTAGACTACCAGGCCCACATCAGGCTGGTCGAGGCCGAAAGGCGGAAGAGCGCGGAACTTGCGCGGATACGTTCCGAGGCCGTGTTGGCCCGCACTTACCGCGAGATGCAGACGCTCGTCCACGATCTCAGGACTCCTCTCACCACGATCCAAGGACTGGCGTCAATGATGGCGCAGGCGCCGGAAGGGGCGCGGGGTGTCCGAGAACATGCAGCGAAGATATCCCAGGCCTCAGATCGAATGGACAGCATGATCCGGCAACTTCTGAGCTCAGATGCCCGGCGGTGGATGCCTGCCCGGGAGTTCATCTCGGTGCTCCGGGCCCACCTTCCGGAGGAGAAGACTCGGGGGGCGGTGTCTGTGGTGGAGCGAAACGACCTTCCCTGGATTGAGGTGAACGAGACCCGCTTGGCCAGAGCCATGATGAACTTGATAGACAACGCCCTCGACTCATCTGCCGAGCGTGTGGTGGTCAGATTTGACCGGGAAGGCGAGGACCTCAGCATAATCGTAGAGGACGACGGTCCGGGGATGAGCGAAGAAGCCCTCTTGCATTGCTGGGACCCGGGGTACTCCACGAAGAACAGCACAGGGCTGGGGCTGCCTTTTGTGAAGGACATTGTCGCAGAACATGGGGGCAAGATAGAGATCACGAACGGAAAGAGCAGAGGGACGCTCTGCAAGATTATCGTGCCGGGGATGAGGGGAAATGGAGCCAAAGCCCAGGATTCTTGCGGTCGATGACGATGAGGACATCCTGTACACCCTGCGCGCCATCGGGGAGATGGCGGGATGGCATGTAGAGACCTCGGCTTACCCCGAGGAGGCAGTGGGTTTGGCTTGCGACGGGGGCTTCGATGTGGTGGTGGCAGATTACCACATGCCCGGCATGGACGGCCTGGCTTTTGTCCGGGCGGTGCGTGCCCAGAACCCGGAAGTCCCCATAGTCGTTCTCACAGTCGACGAGAGAATGGCTTTGGCCGAGAGGTTCCGAGAGGCGGGCGCGAACGACTTTGCGATCAAGCCGGTGAAGGCCGCGGATTTCATCTCGCGGATACGCCTGCACATGACGTCGACCGACGCCACCCGTGCTCCCTCCGCCCACCTTCCCAAAGGGATCACCCAGCAAACCATGGATCTCATCCTGGGAGAACTCCGCGACCGCGCCGGCACAGCTGACGGCGGGCAGGACGATGGAGTCGCCGCCGAGGACCTCGCCGCTAGGGTCGGAATCGCATATCAGACAGTATGGAGATACATGGACGCACTTGAGCGGGACGGCGTGGTCGAAGCGAGGCTGGACTACGGAAGGCGCGGGCGCCCGAAAAAACTCTACAGGCTCAAGCGTCAGCTACCCCACGGCTGAAGCGGGAGCTTCCGGCACCGCGCAGTCTGATGGGTATGAACCTCGTGGATAAGGTGGTTTGGTGGATGGCGGGGTCAGATGTATCCATCTCCGGGCTGCACGCCGGAGCCCGCATCGAGTTCGCCCATACGGTCCGACCTGGGTAGTCGTCTCACGACCCCACGAGGCCGCGACCGGCTCCCGATAGGAGGCTGGCGCGGCTTCGTCATTCGTCGTCGCGCCAGCGGGAAGCGGTGTTCTCGCGCCAGCCTGAGGCCGCGGACCCTGGCGTCTACACGCCTTCTGACTTTGCTGGGAATGTTGTAGGCATACACGCGAAACCTGGTTATTCTCTTGCGTAGGTCTTTGTCAACTCGATACGCCCAGGTTCGGGCGCAGTAGTCCTTGAGCCATGCCCACATGTTCTCCTGCGGGTTGAGCTCCGGCGAGTACGGGGGCAGGAAGACGAGATGAAGCCTGCCCCGGTACTTGCACTCATACTCAGCGGCTATGGATCTGTGGGGGCAGTAGTTGTGGAGGATGACCCAAACCTCCTTGCGTCGGCTCACGCACATCAGCTCGGGAGAGGTCGTCCACTGATGCAGCCGCCCTTTTTTGAAGGCTTCCTGAGCCCCCTTGTCCGCCCTTGCAGGGCGCTTGGTGCTCCGCTGTAAGAGTCTGACGCGCATATAGCTTATCGACGCGCCGCAAGCTTGGCGATCTCGCCGGCCTCGAATCCGTGCATATTGGTTACTCGCATCCTTGACATCGGCATGGAGAGTCTCTCCTTTCAGCTGGCAGCCGTTATACCAGCTAGAGAGGCCCATGCGGGCACGGAATTGTTCGCTGGCAGTCTGTTTAGCTGTAGACTCCTTCTTCACTTGTCAAGGTGCGGGTTCGCTCTTTCGATATTGACTTTTCACGGCACGTCTTTCGTTGGACCCTCGCGACATCCACATACTACCATGACCCCGACGAGGCCTCAACCATTAATTGGGACTGCCCCAATGTGGCAGGTACCTAGTGGCATACTGGGTGTTTTGAGGGCCGAAGAGAGCAGGTTTGCCTTTGGCCCATACCAGCATGGGCGGGCGTCGGTCTGTGAGCCAATTAGTGGTTCCCATTCGGCCGTCGCCCGATCGGACACGGCGCTGGCCTGGCTTCGGGCGGCGCCGCAATGTCGGCCGTCCCGGGCCGCGCGGGGGGCTCGCCCGGTTGTATCTGCCTGTGCACGGGCATGTCCACCACGTGGTTCACCACGTGGACCCTCTTTCGAACTTCCCGGGCCAAGGTCATGTTCCCCTTCCCTGTGGATGCCACTGTCTCAGTCGCGTTATGGGGTGACAGTGTCAGAGGCGCGTAGCAGGCGGGAAGAGCGAGGTGTTGACAGAGACCCGTCGGCTGGTTATAGTGTGTATAGACTATATACACACCGTTCTGGCAGACCCGAAAGCGAGTGTGGTCCATGGAGATCTCGGTGTCCCCCAACAACCCAGTCCCCCTCTACCAGCAGATAGTTGATCAGGTGAAGGCGAGGATCCTCTCGGGGGATCTTCGGCCGGGGGACCCTCTGCCGTCCATCCGGCAGCTGGCGGAGGACCTGCTGGCGAGCGTCATAACCACCAGGCGCGCCTACTCTGAGCTCGAGGCGGAAGGCCTCATAATAACCCGCACAGGGCTTGGGACTTTCGTGGCTGACATCCCTGACCATGTAAGGGCCTACCTCAAGGCCGGGGTGGTCAGCCGCCACCTGAAGGAGGGCATAAGGATAGGGCGCGAGC
This sequence is a window from Bacillota bacterium. Protein-coding genes within it:
- a CDS encoding GntR family transcriptional regulator, with amino-acid sequence MEISVSPNNPVPLYQQIVDQVKARILSGDLRPGDPLPSIRQLAEDLLASVITTRRAYSELEAEGLIITRTGLGTFVADIPDHVRAYLKAGVVSRHLKEGIRIGRELGLSDRDLGNMFEELLKGRPSHD
- a CDS encoding HAMP domain-containing histidine kinase gives rise to the protein MNERLGGTERLGTAHAMAYGAALFGVFFLNPAFLNVRNLRILDLLWQALEGVDIVPLLDSCVRLVLMNTVRIVPTYLGSLVVADILVRAGVARRRATWMYFLIPVFTVPLTYVIIKRIYGITYDFAMPAVLSIAGVVGTLRISRASESRSKTAVIVTQFLFGFQWLDIVPALSALGFGRGEVSTAVKDAALIMGAESLLNLIGVLMSSVLVASALITAKFMVDYQAHIRLVEAERRKSAELARIRSEAVLARTYREMQTLVHDLRTPLTTIQGLASMMAQAPEGARGVREHAAKISQASDRMDSMIRQLLSSDARRWMPAREFISVLRAHLPEEKTRGAVSVVERNDLPWIEVNETRLARAMMNLIDNALDSSAERVVVRFDREGEDLSIIVEDDGPGMSEEALLHCWDPGYSTKNSTGLGLPFVKDIVAEHGGKIEITNGKSRGTLCKIIVPGMRGNGAKAQDSCGR
- a CDS encoding transposase, encoding MSRRKEVWVILHNYCPHRSIAAEYECKYRGRLHLVFLPPYSPELNPQENMWAWLKDYCARTWAYRVDKDLRKRITRFRVYAYNIPSKVRRRVDARVRGLRLAREHRFPLARRRMTKPRQPPIGSRSRPRGVVRRLPRSDRMGELDAGSGVQPGDGYI
- a CDS encoding response regulator, which encodes MEPKPRILAVDDDEDILYTLRAIGEMAGWHVETSAYPEEAVGLACDGGFDVVVADYHMPGMDGLAFVRAVRAQNPEVPIVVLTVDERMALAERFREAGANDFAIKPVKAADFISRIRLHMTSTDATRAPSAHLPKGITQQTMDLILGELRDRAGTADGGQDDGVAAEDLAARVGIAYQTVWRYMDALERDGVVEARLDYGRRGRPKKLYRLKRQLPHG
- a CDS encoding TRAP transporter large permease subunit; this translates as MLSEVTTFTVMVGAFILLVAALRLPAALATAGAAVAGLVAAGLAANPRHLIEGMFGYFDVLVIIATAMIFMKALENSGILEEISSRIVRRFGQRRVPLSLVSMVLVMIPGMLTGSSTASALTTGRFVLPVLDRAGFPRARAAAFVALGSIIGMIAPPVNIPVMIIGAGIDMPYVGFDIPLALIALPLAVLVALWAALGKRPDTGPAAEARVKAPSGGLVAQVAEPVHGIKGGVIYLPLAAVLLMMAAARLPGGKVPDPGIPLIFVVGTLFAAVSGRRISLPRTVVEGVGLALPVMGILVGAGMFVQVMTVSGVRGLLVTTALDIPKQYLFLGATAVLPLFGAISAYASSSVMGVPMLLALLGNNEIVTAAALSLMAAMGDLIPPIALVPTLAAQSIEPTQIFRAKVIRACVIPGLIMLAFAFLVLSQAVTVGKLIGS